One genomic segment of Equus quagga isolate Etosha38 chromosome 20, UCLA_HA_Equagga_1.0, whole genome shotgun sequence includes these proteins:
- the DCAF4 gene encoding DDB1- and CUL4-associated factor 4 isoform X3, protein MSESNWQSRRHERRNHRQYRWFRQHGSNSRCNTGPQQRLQDSGHGDDEAPSTSSSTAGSSSVPDLPGYYFDPEKNRYFRLLPGHNNCNPLTKEGLRHKEMESKRLQLLEEEDKQRKKIARMGCNASSLLQKNKLGFLNVTSYCRLAHELRLSCMQRQKVQIQSSDPSALASDRFNLILADTNSDRLFTVNDVKVGGSKYGIISLRGLRPPTFRVHMHENLYFTNRKVNSVCWASLNHLDSHVLLCLMGIAETPGCATLLPASLFVSSHPAGDRPGMLCSFRIPGAWSCAWSLNIQANNCFSTGLSRRVLVTNVVTGHRQSFGTSSDVLAQQFAVLAPLLFNGCRSGEVFAIDLRCRNQGKDWKATRLFHDSAVTSVQILQEEQSLMASDMAGTIKLWDLRTTKCLRQYEGHVNEYAHLPLHVHEEEGIVVAVGQDCYTRIWSLHDGHLLRTIPSPHPTSKADIPSVAFSARLGGFRGAPGLLMAVQQDLYCFSY, encoded by the exons ATGAGTGAAAGCAACTGGCAGAGTAGAAGACATGAGAGAAGGAACCACCGGCAGTACCGTTGGTTCAGGCAACATGGTTCTAATAG CAGGTGTAACACGGGGCCACAGCAACGCCTGCAGGATTCCGGCCACGGCGATGATGAGGCCCCGTCGACTTCATCCAGCACAGCTGGCAGTTCTTCCGTGCCAG ACCTACCAGGGTATTACTTTGACCCGGAAAAGAATCGCTACTTCCGCTTGCTCCCTGGACATAACAACTGCAACCCGCTCACAAAGGAGGGCCTCCGGCACAAGGAGATGGAGAGCAAAAGGCTGCAGCTGCTGGAGGAGGAAGACAAGCAGAGAAAG aaaatagcCAGGATGGGATGTAATGCATCTTCCTTGCTACAGAAAAACAAGCTGGGTTTTCTCAATGTCACCAGTTATTGCCG TTTAGCCCATGAGCTGCGACTGAGCTGCATGCAGAGGCAAAAAGTCCAAATTCAGAGCTCGGATCCCTCCGCTTTGGCAAGTGACCGATTTAACCTCATACTG GCGGATACCAACAGTGACCGGCTCTTCACAGTGAATGATGTCAAAGTCGGTGGGTCCAAGTACGGCATCATCAGCCTGCGCGGTCTGAGACCCCCCACGTTCAGGGTGCATATGCATGAAAACCTCTACTTCACCAACCGGAAG GTGAACTCCGTGTGCTGGGCCTCACTGAATCACCTGGATTCCCATGTTCT CCTGTGCCTCATGGGGATCGCAGAGACTCCAGGCTGTGCCACCCTGCTCCCAGCCTCGCTGTTTGTCAGTAGTCACCCAG CAGGAGACCGGCCTGGCATGCTGTGCAGTTTCCGCATCCCTGGGGCCTGGTCCTGCGCGTGGTCCCTGAACATCCAGGCAAATAACTGCTTCAGTACAG GCTTATCTCGGCGGGTCCTGGTGACCAACGTGGTGACAGGACACCGGCAGTCATTTGGGACCAGCAGTGATGTCTTGGCCCAGCAGTTTGCTGTCCTG GCTCCTCTGCTGTTTAATGGCTGTCGTTCTGGGGAGGTCTTTGCCATTGATCTGCGTTGTCGAAATCAGGGCAAGGACTGGAAGGCCACCCGCCTCTTCCACGACTCAGCAGTGACTTCTGTGCAAATCCTCCAAGAAGAGCAATCCCTGATGGCGTCCGACATGGCTGGAACG ATCAAGCTGTGGGACCTGAGGACCACTAAGTGTCTGAGGCAGTACGAAGGTCACGTGAATGAGTATGCCCACCTGCCCCTGCACGTGCATGAGGAAGAAGGAATCGTGGTGGCAG TGGGCCAGGACTGCTACACCAGAATCTGGAGCCTCCACGATGGCCACCTGCTCAGAaccatcccctccccacaccccacctccaAGGCCGACATCCCCAGTGTGGCCTTCTCTGCTCGGCTCGGGGGCTTCCGGGGAGCGCCAGGACTACTCATGGCTGTCCAGCAAGACCTTTACTGTTTCTCCTACTAA
- the DCAF4 gene encoding DDB1- and CUL4-associated factor 4 isoform X4, with amino-acid sequence MSESNWQSRRHERRNHRQYRWFRQHGSNRCNTGPQQRLQDSGHGDDEAPSTSSSTAGSSSVPDLPGYYFDPEKNRYFRLLPGHNNCNPLTKEGLRHKEMESKRLQLLEEEDKQRKKIARMGCNASSLLQKNKLGFLNVTSYCRLAHELRLSCMQRQKVQIQSSDPSALASDRFNLILADTNSDRLFTVNDVKVGGSKYGIISLRGLRPPTFRVHMHENLYFTNRKVNSVCWASLNHLDSHVLLCLMGIAETPGCATLLPASLFVSSHPAGDRPGMLCSFRIPGAWSCAWSLNIQANNCFSTGLSRRVLVTNVVTGHRQSFGTSSDVLAQQFAVLAPLLFNGCRSGEVFAIDLRCRNQGKDWKATRLFHDSAVTSVQILQEEQSLMASDMAGTIKLWDLRTTKCLRQYEGHVNEYAHLPLHVHEEEGIVVAVGQDCYTRIWSLHDGHLLRTIPSPHPTSKADIPSVAFSARLGGFRGAPGLLMAVQQDLYCFSY; translated from the exons ATGAGTGAAAGCAACTGGCAGAGTAGAAGACATGAGAGAAGGAACCACCGGCAGTACCGTTGGTTCAGGCAACATGGTTCTAATAG GTGTAACACGGGGCCACAGCAACGCCTGCAGGATTCCGGCCACGGCGATGATGAGGCCCCGTCGACTTCATCCAGCACAGCTGGCAGTTCTTCCGTGCCAG ACCTACCAGGGTATTACTTTGACCCGGAAAAGAATCGCTACTTCCGCTTGCTCCCTGGACATAACAACTGCAACCCGCTCACAAAGGAGGGCCTCCGGCACAAGGAGATGGAGAGCAAAAGGCTGCAGCTGCTGGAGGAGGAAGACAAGCAGAGAAAG aaaatagcCAGGATGGGATGTAATGCATCTTCCTTGCTACAGAAAAACAAGCTGGGTTTTCTCAATGTCACCAGTTATTGCCG TTTAGCCCATGAGCTGCGACTGAGCTGCATGCAGAGGCAAAAAGTCCAAATTCAGAGCTCGGATCCCTCCGCTTTGGCAAGTGACCGATTTAACCTCATACTG GCGGATACCAACAGTGACCGGCTCTTCACAGTGAATGATGTCAAAGTCGGTGGGTCCAAGTACGGCATCATCAGCCTGCGCGGTCTGAGACCCCCCACGTTCAGGGTGCATATGCATGAAAACCTCTACTTCACCAACCGGAAG GTGAACTCCGTGTGCTGGGCCTCACTGAATCACCTGGATTCCCATGTTCT CCTGTGCCTCATGGGGATCGCAGAGACTCCAGGCTGTGCCACCCTGCTCCCAGCCTCGCTGTTTGTCAGTAGTCACCCAG CAGGAGACCGGCCTGGCATGCTGTGCAGTTTCCGCATCCCTGGGGCCTGGTCCTGCGCGTGGTCCCTGAACATCCAGGCAAATAACTGCTTCAGTACAG GCTTATCTCGGCGGGTCCTGGTGACCAACGTGGTGACAGGACACCGGCAGTCATTTGGGACCAGCAGTGATGTCTTGGCCCAGCAGTTTGCTGTCCTG GCTCCTCTGCTGTTTAATGGCTGTCGTTCTGGGGAGGTCTTTGCCATTGATCTGCGTTGTCGAAATCAGGGCAAGGACTGGAAGGCCACCCGCCTCTTCCACGACTCAGCAGTGACTTCTGTGCAAATCCTCCAAGAAGAGCAATCCCTGATGGCGTCCGACATGGCTGGAACG ATCAAGCTGTGGGACCTGAGGACCACTAAGTGTCTGAGGCAGTACGAAGGTCACGTGAATGAGTATGCCCACCTGCCCCTGCACGTGCATGAGGAAGAAGGAATCGTGGTGGCAG TGGGCCAGGACTGCTACACCAGAATCTGGAGCCTCCACGATGGCCACCTGCTCAGAaccatcccctccccacaccccacctccaAGGCCGACATCCCCAGTGTGGCCTTCTCTGCTCGGCTCGGGGGCTTCCGGGGAGCGCCAGGACTACTCATGGCTGTCCAGCAAGACCTTTACTGTTTCTCCTACTAA
- the DCAF4 gene encoding DDB1- and CUL4-associated factor 4 isoform X2, whose protein sequence is MSPPPHLKVKRSLDLVEVPSVSTFHALVVFLREGYAVPSHNKTPLHHPPGDGTSPWFRAPARPLARSLHAAPPQQRRPIGQLPHSRPPREMDRMRGRPHGQVVGFACSASVAQGFTGSDPGHGHGATRQAMLRRHPTCHNQRCNTGPQQRLQDSGHGDDEAPSTSSSTAGSSSVPDLPGYYFDPEKNRYFRLLPGHNNCNPLTKEGLRHKEMESKRLQLLEEEDKQRKKIARMGCNASSLLQKNKLGFLNVTSYCRLAHELRLSCMQRQKVQIQSSDPSALASDRFNLILADTNSDRLFTVNDVKVGGSKYGIISLRGLRPPTFRVHMHENLYFTNRKVNSVCWASLNHLDSHVLLCLMGIAETPGCATLLPASLFVSSHPGDRPGMLCSFRIPGAWSCAWSLNIQANNCFSTGLSRRVLVTNVVTGHRQSFGTSSDVLAQQFAVLAPLLFNGCRSGEVFAIDLRCRNQGKDWKATRLFHDSAVTSVQILQEEQSLMASDMAGTIKLWDLRTTKCLRQYEGHVNEYAHLPLHVHEEEGIVVAVGQDCYTRIWSLHDGHLLRTIPSPHPTSKADIPSVAFSARLGGFRGAPGLLMAVQQDLYCFSY, encoded by the exons ATGTCACCACCGCCTCACTTAAAGGTAAAACGTAGTCTAGACTTAGTTGAAGTCCCCAGTGTAAGCACTTTCCACGCTCTAGTAGTTTTTCTGCGTGAAGGATATGCAGTCCCGTCTCACAACAAGACCCCACTGCACCACCCGCCGGGAGACGGCACCTCTCCATGGTTCAGGGCGCCGGCACGGCCTCTGGCCAGAAGTCTTCACGCAGCTCCTCCTCAGCAAAGGAGACCCATAGGCCAATTGCCACACTCCAGGCCTCCTCGTGAAATGGACAGAatgcggggccggccccatggccaagtggttgggttcgcgtgctctgcttcggtggcccagggtttcactggttcggatcctgggcatggacatggcgccactcgtcaggccatgctgaggcggcatcccacatgccacaaccagag GTGTAACACGGGGCCACAGCAACGCCTGCAGGATTCCGGCCACGGCGATGATGAGGCCCCGTCGACTTCATCCAGCACAGCTGGCAGTTCTTCCGTGCCAG ACCTACCAGGGTATTACTTTGACCCGGAAAAGAATCGCTACTTCCGCTTGCTCCCTGGACATAACAACTGCAACCCGCTCACAAAGGAGGGCCTCCGGCACAAGGAGATGGAGAGCAAAAGGCTGCAGCTGCTGGAGGAGGAAGACAAGCAGAGAAAG aaaatagcCAGGATGGGATGTAATGCATCTTCCTTGCTACAGAAAAACAAGCTGGGTTTTCTCAATGTCACCAGTTATTGCCG TTTAGCCCATGAGCTGCGACTGAGCTGCATGCAGAGGCAAAAAGTCCAAATTCAGAGCTCGGATCCCTCCGCTTTGGCAAGTGACCGATTTAACCTCATACTG GCGGATACCAACAGTGACCGGCTCTTCACAGTGAATGATGTCAAAGTCGGTGGGTCCAAGTACGGCATCATCAGCCTGCGCGGTCTGAGACCCCCCACGTTCAGGGTGCATATGCATGAAAACCTCTACTTCACCAACCGGAAG GTGAACTCCGTGTGCTGGGCCTCACTGAATCACCTGGATTCCCATGTTCT CCTGTGCCTCATGGGGATCGCAGAGACTCCAGGCTGTGCCACCCTGCTCCCAGCCTCGCTGTTTGTCAGTAGTCACCCAG GAGACCGGCCTGGCATGCTGTGCAGTTTCCGCATCCCTGGGGCCTGGTCCTGCGCGTGGTCCCTGAACATCCAGGCAAATAACTGCTTCAGTACAG GCTTATCTCGGCGGGTCCTGGTGACCAACGTGGTGACAGGACACCGGCAGTCATTTGGGACCAGCAGTGATGTCTTGGCCCAGCAGTTTGCTGTCCTG GCTCCTCTGCTGTTTAATGGCTGTCGTTCTGGGGAGGTCTTTGCCATTGATCTGCGTTGTCGAAATCAGGGCAAGGACTGGAAGGCCACCCGCCTCTTCCACGACTCAGCAGTGACTTCTGTGCAAATCCTCCAAGAAGAGCAATCCCTGATGGCGTCCGACATGGCTGGAACG ATCAAGCTGTGGGACCTGAGGACCACTAAGTGTCTGAGGCAGTACGAAGGTCACGTGAATGAGTATGCCCACCTGCCCCTGCACGTGCATGAGGAAGAAGGAATCGTGGTGGCAG TGGGCCAGGACTGCTACACCAGAATCTGGAGCCTCCACGATGGCCACCTGCTCAGAaccatcccctccccacaccccacctccaAGGCCGACATCCCCAGTGTGGCCTTCTCTGCTCGGCTCGGGGGCTTCCGGGGAGCGCCAGGACTACTCATGGCTGTCCAGCAAGACCTTTACTGTTTCTCCTACTAA
- the DCAF4 gene encoding DDB1- and CUL4-associated factor 4 isoform X1, which translates to MSPPPHLKVKRSLDLVEVPSVSTFHALVVFLREGYAVPSHNKTPLHHPPGDGTSPWFRAPARPLARSLHAAPPQQRRPIGQLPHSRPPREMDRMRGRPHGQVVGFACSASVAQGFTGSDPGHGHGATRQAMLRRHPTCHNQRCNTGPQQRLQDSGHGDDEAPSTSSSTAGSSSVPDLPGYYFDPEKNRYFRLLPGHNNCNPLTKEGLRHKEMESKRLQLLEEEDKQRKKIARMGCNASSLLQKNKLGFLNVTSYCRLAHELRLSCMQRQKVQIQSSDPSALASDRFNLILADTNSDRLFTVNDVKVGGSKYGIISLRGLRPPTFRVHMHENLYFTNRKVNSVCWASLNHLDSHVLLCLMGIAETPGCATLLPASLFVSSHPAGDRPGMLCSFRIPGAWSCAWSLNIQANNCFSTGLSRRVLVTNVVTGHRQSFGTSSDVLAQQFAVLAPLLFNGCRSGEVFAIDLRCRNQGKDWKATRLFHDSAVTSVQILQEEQSLMASDMAGTIKLWDLRTTKCLRQYEGHVNEYAHLPLHVHEEEGIVVAVGQDCYTRIWSLHDGHLLRTIPSPHPTSKADIPSVAFSARLGGFRGAPGLLMAVQQDLYCFSY; encoded by the exons ATGTCACCACCGCCTCACTTAAAGGTAAAACGTAGTCTAGACTTAGTTGAAGTCCCCAGTGTAAGCACTTTCCACGCTCTAGTAGTTTTTCTGCGTGAAGGATATGCAGTCCCGTCTCACAACAAGACCCCACTGCACCACCCGCCGGGAGACGGCACCTCTCCATGGTTCAGGGCGCCGGCACGGCCTCTGGCCAGAAGTCTTCACGCAGCTCCTCCTCAGCAAAGGAGACCCATAGGCCAATTGCCACACTCCAGGCCTCCTCGTGAAATGGACAGAatgcggggccggccccatggccaagtggttgggttcgcgtgctctgcttcggtggcccagggtttcactggttcggatcctgggcatggacatggcgccactcgtcaggccatgctgaggcggcatcccacatgccacaaccagag GTGTAACACGGGGCCACAGCAACGCCTGCAGGATTCCGGCCACGGCGATGATGAGGCCCCGTCGACTTCATCCAGCACAGCTGGCAGTTCTTCCGTGCCAG ACCTACCAGGGTATTACTTTGACCCGGAAAAGAATCGCTACTTCCGCTTGCTCCCTGGACATAACAACTGCAACCCGCTCACAAAGGAGGGCCTCCGGCACAAGGAGATGGAGAGCAAAAGGCTGCAGCTGCTGGAGGAGGAAGACAAGCAGAGAAAG aaaatagcCAGGATGGGATGTAATGCATCTTCCTTGCTACAGAAAAACAAGCTGGGTTTTCTCAATGTCACCAGTTATTGCCG TTTAGCCCATGAGCTGCGACTGAGCTGCATGCAGAGGCAAAAAGTCCAAATTCAGAGCTCGGATCCCTCCGCTTTGGCAAGTGACCGATTTAACCTCATACTG GCGGATACCAACAGTGACCGGCTCTTCACAGTGAATGATGTCAAAGTCGGTGGGTCCAAGTACGGCATCATCAGCCTGCGCGGTCTGAGACCCCCCACGTTCAGGGTGCATATGCATGAAAACCTCTACTTCACCAACCGGAAG GTGAACTCCGTGTGCTGGGCCTCACTGAATCACCTGGATTCCCATGTTCT CCTGTGCCTCATGGGGATCGCAGAGACTCCAGGCTGTGCCACCCTGCTCCCAGCCTCGCTGTTTGTCAGTAGTCACCCAG CAGGAGACCGGCCTGGCATGCTGTGCAGTTTCCGCATCCCTGGGGCCTGGTCCTGCGCGTGGTCCCTGAACATCCAGGCAAATAACTGCTTCAGTACAG GCTTATCTCGGCGGGTCCTGGTGACCAACGTGGTGACAGGACACCGGCAGTCATTTGGGACCAGCAGTGATGTCTTGGCCCAGCAGTTTGCTGTCCTG GCTCCTCTGCTGTTTAATGGCTGTCGTTCTGGGGAGGTCTTTGCCATTGATCTGCGTTGTCGAAATCAGGGCAAGGACTGGAAGGCCACCCGCCTCTTCCACGACTCAGCAGTGACTTCTGTGCAAATCCTCCAAGAAGAGCAATCCCTGATGGCGTCCGACATGGCTGGAACG ATCAAGCTGTGGGACCTGAGGACCACTAAGTGTCTGAGGCAGTACGAAGGTCACGTGAATGAGTATGCCCACCTGCCCCTGCACGTGCATGAGGAAGAAGGAATCGTGGTGGCAG TGGGCCAGGACTGCTACACCAGAATCTGGAGCCTCCACGATGGCCACCTGCTCAGAaccatcccctccccacaccccacctccaAGGCCGACATCCCCAGTGTGGCCTTCTCTGCTCGGCTCGGGGGCTTCCGGGGAGCGCCAGGACTACTCATGGCTGTCCAGCAAGACCTTTACTGTTTCTCCTACTAA